From a single Rutidosis leptorrhynchoides isolate AG116_Rl617_1_P2 chromosome 5, CSIRO_AGI_Rlap_v1, whole genome shotgun sequence genomic region:
- the LOC139847967 gene encoding pentatricopeptide repeat-containing protein At1g18485-like: MMMSSPPPLHHHPSPPKSSHTLRRNPKPTGALSLPRNSHPQHTEFNNNKTLYQWNVIISGYTKNKLWYDAMLTFTQLLFTDHKPDNFTLPCVIKACAGISNISCGMVIQGMAVKIGLILDVFVGNALVSMYSKFGLVEDAVKVFDHMPQRNLVTWNSLISGFSDNGFSRMSIDLFIELLVGSEDDLVPDVATLVILLPNCAAEREVLIGKTVHSLAVKLGMFQDLMVQNALTYMYVKCEHMFEAETILDKNKNKNVVSWNSIIWGRSKEGEVKNTFELLRKMQNGGEGVKPDQVTILNVLKVCTFDWHLLKVKELHGYSIRHGVECDELVANAFVAAYAKCECRSSLHLTENVFNTMNKITVCSWNAIISGYAQNGNPLKAIDLYVKMTSLGFKPDWYTIGSLLLACAELKLLRYGKQTHGFVIRNGLETDSHIGNSLVSFYMQCEEPLYAKITFNGLENKNLVSWNVMIAGYSHNRQPNEALKMFRTMVFSGTEPYEIAITSVLSACTQLSALRLGQSIHCFALKKNLTWDVLVTSSIIDMYAKTGCIKASQYVFDRSGKKHVGLWTVLIAAYGINGQGAKATELFSEMQRFGMKPDHFTFIAILMTCTHNGLVEEGLSFFNDMQTVYGVEPKLEHYACLIDMLGRARRFDDAMMLINEMHEEPDARIWSSLLSSCRVHGNIELGKKISDRLLQLEPDKAENYVLSSNLFARFGKWDDVRIIRQTMKKIGLKKEVGCSWIEVKGKVYNFFASDKSTPDIHNMWRILEEDITLLGYKPDTRCVLHELKEDEKVDILRGHSEKLAVSFGLLRTGEGKTLRIFKNLRICEDCHSAIKLVSKAVNREIIVRDNKRFHHFKDGCCSCRDYW, translated from the coding sequence ATGATGATGTCATCACCACCACCACTACACCACCATCCATCTCCACCAAAATCTTCGCATACTCTCCGGCGAAACCCAAAGCCCACCGGAGCTCTTAGTTTACCCCGCAATTCACATCCTCAACACACAgaatttaacaataataaaacCTTGTATCAATGGAATGTAATCATTAGTGGATACACTAAAAACAAGCTATGGTATGATGCTATGTTAACTTTTACCCAGTTATTGTTCACGGATCATAAACCTGATAATTTCACTTTGCCGTGTGTGATTAAAGCTTGTGCTGGGATTTCAAATATAAGTTGTGGAATGGTAATTCAGGGGATGGCAGTGAAGATAGGATTGATTTTGGATGTTTTCGTTGGTAATGCGTTGGTTTCGATGTATAGTAAGTTTGGTTTAGTTGAGGATGCAGTTAAGGTGTTTGATCATATGCCTCAAAGAAATTTGGTGACATGGAATTCGTTGATTTCCGGGTTCTCGGATAACGGGTTCTCTCGAATGAGTATTGATTTGTTCATAGAGTTATTGGTTGGGAGTGAAGATGATTTGGTACCGGATGTTGCTACGTTGGTAATTTTGTTGCCGAATTGTGCTGCTGAAAGAGAGGTTTTGATTGGGAAAACGGTGCACTCTTTAGCTGTGAAATTGGGGATGTTTCAGGATTTGATGGTGCAAAATGCATTGACGTATATGTATGTGAAATGTGAGCACATGTTTGAAGCTGAAACTATTCTTgataaaaataaaaacaagaatGTTGTTTCTTGGAATTCGATTATATGGGGTCGTTCTAAAGAAGGAGAAGTTAAAAACACATTCGAACTTTTGCGTAAAATGCAAAATGGTGGTGAAGGTGTAAAACCCGATCAAGTTACTATTTTAAATGTGTTAAAAGTTTGTACATTTGATTGGCATTTGCTGAAAGTCAAGGAGCTTCATGGGTATTCAATTCGACATGGAGTTGAATGCGATGAACTAGTTGCAAATGCTTTTGTTGCAGCTTATGCAAAATGTGAATGCAGGTCATCCTTGCATTTGACAGAAAATGTTTTCAACACAATGAATAAGATAACTGTATGTTCTTGGAATGCAATCATCAGTGGCTATGCACAAAATGGGAATCCTTTAAAGGCGATAGATTTGTATGTGAAAATGACTTCTTTAGGGTTCAAACCTGACTGGTACACCATTGGCAGTCTACTTTTAGCTTGTGCAGAGCTCAAGTTGTTGCGATACGGTAAACAAACTCACGGTTTTGTGATTAGAAATGGGCTAGAAACTGATTCACATATTGGTAACTCACTAGTTTCATTTTACATGCAATGTGAGGAGCCCTTGTATGCGAAGATCACGTTTAATGGGTTAGAAAATAAGAATTTGGTGTCATGGAATGTGATGATTGCTGGTTACTCGCATAATAGACAACCAAATGAAGCCTTAAAAATGTTTCGTACGATGGTTTTTAGTGGGACCGAACCTTATGAGATTGCAATCACAAGTGTATTAAGTGCTTGTACTCAGTTGTCTGCTTTAAGGTTAGGACAATCAATCCATTGTTTTGCATTAAAGAAAAATCTCACGTGGGACGTATTGGTAACTTCTTCgatcatagacatgtatgcaaaaacCGGCTGCATAAAAGCTTCACAATATGTTTTTGACCGTTCGGGTAAAAAACATGTTGGACTCTGGACAGTGCTGATTGCAGCGTATGGAATTAATGGGCAGGGGGCAAAGGCCACTGAGTTATTCAGTGAAATGCAAAGGTTTGGCATGAAACCTGACCACTTTACATTCATTGCCATCTTGATGACGTGTACCCATAATGGGTTAGTTGAAGAGGGTCTTAGTTTCTTCAATGATATGCAGACCGTTTATGGAGTAGAGCCAAAACTGGAACATTATGCATGTTTGATTGACATGCTTGGCCGTGCAAGACGATTTGATGATGCTATGATGCTTATTAACGAGATGCACGAGGAACCTGATGCGAGAATCTGGAGTTCGTTGCTTAGTTCATGTAGAGTTCACGGTAATATAGAGTTAGGAAAGAAAATTTCTGACCGTTTATTACAGCTTGAGCCAGACAAAGCAGAAAACTATGTCTTGTCATCAAATCTGTTTGCTCGTTTTGGTAAGTGGGATGACGTTCGAATAATCAGACAAACAATGAAGAAAATCGGACTTAAAAAGGAAGTTGGTTGCAGTTGGATTGAAGTTAAAGGTAAAGTATACAACTTTTTTGCTAGTGATAAAAGTACACCTGATATCCATAACATGTGGAGAATATTAGAAGAGGATATCACCTTGCTTGGGTATAAACCTGATACAAGATGTGTGCTTCATGAACTTAAAGAAGACGAAAAAGTGGATATTTTAAGGGGTCACAGTGAGAAACTTGCTGTTTCTTTTGGCCTGTTAAGAACGGGCGAAGGCAAAACATTGAGGATTTTCAAAAACCTGCGTATTTGTGAAGATTGTCACAGTGCAATTAAGTTGGTGTCGAAGGCTGTTAACAGAGAGATTATTGTGCGGGACAACAAACGATTTCACCATTTCAAAGACGGTTGTTGTTCCTGTCGTGATTACTGGTAA